A window of Miscanthus floridulus cultivar M001 chromosome 12, ASM1932011v1, whole genome shotgun sequence genomic DNA:
aaccactagttctactactactaccactagcactactactacaactatcactaccacgacaacaacaagagagagggcatacctgacgggtgccgggggtaggggcgggccgcgtcggggtcggggtcacCGGAGTCGGGAACAGGGTCGGGCACCGGCGGTGTCAGGGCGGGCGATCCACAGGGCGCGCCCGGGGTAGGGTCGGCTCctactcctccttctcctcctcctcctcctcctcccctccttcaCCCACCGGCGTTGGCGGGCCAGCGTGGGAGAGCTAGCCACGCTCGGCCACACGCGGGCGCGGGGGCAGGGAatggcgggggcgggggcaggcGCCAGCGCGCGGCGCGGGGAAGGGGGGCGAGCTACGGCGCGCGGCATGCAGCGTGGGGATGGGGGCGGGCTGCGACTGCGGCGATCGGCGCGCAGTGCGGTGGCAGCTGCGGGGGCGGCGCatggggaggggagggcggcgcgTGGCGCGGGGAAGGGCGGCGAGGGGGCGCCGGTGGGTGAGCGGGCGGGGCACGGCGGCGCGCGtgtgtgggagggagggaggtaacGGTTCAGTGGTTAAGTGTGGATGGGCCTTTTGCCAagtgccccgatctggcactcggcaaaggaggtcggtttgccgagtgccagatcggggcactcggcaaaggtgttttttttttaaatctagaccctaaaccgcactgcatcttttttttaaataaaaaataccactttgccgagtgccgggcggagaggcactcggcaaacatttttaaaaaaattggcacgctctttgccgagtgtccccatggacactcggcaaagggaacactttgccgagtgcctagcagctggcattcggcaaagagcatgtttgccgagttgacactcggcaaaccaattttttttttgtattttgacctTCAAACTTTTTTAGTCATCTTACagtacttggtactccatgtcgaAATTTTGTACATTTCCCgaactgtttgctatatttagttaatttatttcatttaattgattttttttggaaattgtaaatttgaactgcacgtgcttcgaataatggaatttaatgattcaaaaaatgatattcatggtattgagtgtagggtgaggccgtatccaggaaccgacctgaaatttcgaacatcttgtttacgaaacatgaccacgaacttgtggacgaattgtttttaaattctataaaatgcaaacgaagtccaaaaatcatgaaacttgtcgagatgtcatgatatcgtatgtggaggttgtgataaaaatttgagaagattTGGTGCACGTTATCACACCCAAATCATGAAGCTTTCTGAATTTGGCGAAGGACTAGGCCGATCTCAATCGGCCAAGCCGACTTGGCTGGTTGTACAGCGGTGCTGTTTACTGGTGCTTCGTTGCTCCGCTCGCTGCACCGCTCTAGGTTTTGGTTCGCTGTGTTTCTAAGTCGCTGTTGAGTGCATCCTGTCACCTAGTTGGCATCGGTGTCTTCATTTTGGTGTTTCGAGTTTTTGGGTGTGATTTAGGACAGCGGTCAAAGTTTCAGTAAAAATAATCTTAGCTCCCGTTCATCCCCCTGTGGTTGCCATTCTCGGTTCTTCACCCATATAAATTTTGTATATAAATCCGTTATGCATAACATGTCCTCATAATCAGCCGGTCAAAAAATTACAGATAATCAGCACGCCACGCAGGACTCACGCACTTGGATCTAGGCCTACATGGTCCGGTTTATACGGTTTTTTGGGCAAAAACCAACCCAATCCGTTAAAACAATAGTTCTAGCGGTTTGAAACCCGCGGATAAAACGGTTCCCACGGGGTGGACAAAATGTACTAGCGCACAAGTAGGCAAGCCGTAGCCAGGAGCCAGCCACGACGACCATGCTCCACGGCCAGGTTGGCAACGACTGAGGAACGAGCACCGACGGCGAGCTTGACGATGATCTCGCAGCGTCCACGGTGACCGTGGAGCTAGCACCCAAGGCGAGCTTGACGGTGATCGCAGAGCGAGCCCCCGCGACAAGGTCGACGGTGACCGTGGAGAGCCTCCGCAGCGAGATCAGCGGCGCTCACGTTGCGATGCAAGTAACACGGTCTGAGGAAACTCTGCACGGAGGAGCTGCTCATTCAAGAGGCTCGCTGAGCTGCGCGTTGTGCGTGAGAAGACTCACGAGCTCGCGTCGTGCTTTGTTCGCGCCGCTTGTTGGCGTGATGTGGCGGAGCATGTTCTCTGAATCCGTGCGACTGCTTTCCGACGCTTGCAGCCATGAACGTGCTTAGCGTGAGGCATATATAGGATGAAGAAGCTCCCTGCGTGAACTTGCTGATTACATTTTGTTGAATCGAAAGAATGAAGCAGATTGAGTAGAGGACAATCTAGTATGGAGAGAGACAGGATGAACTTTGTCATCCATTTTGCTCAAGGCTAGGCGATCAACTTCGTCAAAATAGACTTGATCGTCGACTCGGTGGAGCAGTTGGCCCTCACCGTCACCTTGGCGAAGAACTAGGCTTTCTGATTTTGGAGCCTATACTTTTTTTATGGAACAGGAGGGGTTTAAACTCCTACTGTAATTGTATTAAAGAGTAAAAAGAGTTACAAAGTTAAATCAAGAGACAAAAAAGTCAAAAATAAAATAGCTAGAATTACACAAAGCCTTCTAACCATAAGTCTATAAAAGGGTGATGTGCTGCTTTTGCTCTTAGAATAACTAGAGCAATTTTTTTCTTGAAGACAGACTTGCTTCTTTGAACTTAGTGAAAGAGATTCTTGAAAATGATGTCATTGTGCATAATCCATAAAAGGGCTGATTTATCTAATCTTTGATGCTTTCCAAGATAACCAAGATATCATCAGAGTTTGGCGAGTAAAGAGTGAGAGTGAACCAACAGGCCTGGGCAAGGGCAATGGAACAATAGATGAAGAAGATCTTCCTCGAAAACACAATTATAATTTGGGAGATGCATATGTCGCCGTCTAAGGAGGAATCTAGTGCTAGACCAATACTTTAGAATGAGCCAGAAGAACTTTCTTTTGTTCTAAAAAGCTGAAGTCCATAACCATTTATATTCCCTATGCACAAAACGATGTCCCAAAAGGTGCGTATAAACCTCTTTGGAGGACAAAAGGGAGGATCCCCAAATATATGACCAGATATCATGAGTTTGCTTCATTTGTAAGTTCTGAAGAATGAACTGAAGCTCTTGAAATTATGCATAAGCTTCACTAGAGAGGGGCAAAATGAAAGAGGTCTTGAAGGGTGCTTGTGGAGACAGCCACCTTTAGAATTATCTGTTGATTCTTAGCATAGGAAAAAAATCTCTGGAAAAGCCTGAACTGATCCCTCCGATAGATCATGCCACAAAAAACATGATGAGCCATTATTCACAAAGGCCATAGTCATACCTTTGAATTGCACTTGTAGTTTAAGAATATCACGGCACCAAAAAGATCCTCTTGAAGTTCTCCTAATATAAAGCAGCCTATCTCTTATATAATAGTGATCCCAGATTAATTGAAGAGAcctagagaacatcaactttattATAGCATTTATGCAAAATTTTTATCAACAGGCTTTCAACTGACAGAGCTATGACTCCCAAGCCACCTTCCAGTTTAGGTAAACAAACCATTGTCCAAGCTGCTTTTGAAGGCTTTTTATTGTTTAAATTAGGATCACTTTATAAGCAGTGTTTTCTAAATTTATCAACCTGCTTAATGACTATTTTTTGGTAGCAGAAAGGTACACATTGCATAGGTTAGTAGAGCAGAAAGAACAACATTTGTGAGGCGGCCAGCATCACttagagaaaagaagaaaaaacgaCCAATCTTCTCTCACACTTGGAGACCAGAGGCCAAAAGTTAGCTACCGAAGGCCTGGTTATGCTTAATGGAAGGCCTAAGTAGGTGAAAGGTAGAGAACCTTGAGAACAACCCCGAGTGTTGGTTAAAATGTCTAATCTGTCGTCAGACACATTGATAGGAACCATAAAGGACTTATCAAAATTTACTTTCAAACTAGTAGATCCTGCAAACTCAGCTAGGATATCCTTCAGATGATTCAACTGAGCAACATCAGCCTGCATAAATATGAGAGTATCATCTGCATATTGTAGAATAGGAAAATCCTCATCATTTCATAGAGGGATTGGGAGGGCCAATAGATTATTCCTTCTGGATGAATTAAGCACTGTCTGAAGAAGATCAGCAACTAGGACAAAAACAAAAGGTGATAAAGGATCACCCTGTCTAATCCCTCTTCTGCAATGAAAAACTTTCCCAGGAACTCCATTCAAAAGAATGGCAGATGTTCCCGAACCAAAAATTACCTTCATCCAGTTCGACCATTTTTATGGAAGCCTTTATGTTCCATAATTTGCATCATCAAACTATATGCTCCACTTCAAAAGCCTTCTCAAAATCAACCATTAGAATAATTAGACCATATTGATTCCTACGTACCAGTGACGGTAGAACAACTTGAAGCTTGTTCGCCAGAATCTTAGTTAAAATTTTCACTAAAGTATTCAACAAGGAGATAGGTCTATAATCTGCTACTCTGAGTGCATCATCCTTCTTAGGGATTAGAGTGACGTAGGAGCCATTTATGCTTTGAAGACATAATTGTTCAGAGTAAAAAGCATCACAGAGCCTATAAGAGTCTTCACAAATGATTGGCCAACATCTTCTAACAGAATCTGTATCGAAGCCATCTGGGCCAGGTGCCTTATCTGATGGTAGAGATTTTATTATCGCATCAATCTCATCCTTGCTACTTTGTTGCCAACAAGCTCGGCAAACTCCACCTCCGCAACAGCTCGAAGCCAGTCGGTGAAGATCATGTCACAGCCCTCTCTGACTCCCATTCAGTCAGGTTAGCATTTAGGAACGTGGCGTCCACCATCTATCTAGTCAGGGGTCACCCGTTAAATGTGCTGCTTTTTTTTAAGAACGGAAATCTGCTGAATCTCCACTCCACCCATCGAGTCTGGATTCCAGCTGGTCGATCTGTTAGTCGCtcaattcttactcttggtagtagtagaattcttactctcatcgagaaagGATGATACTAGGAGTTGATGTAATTTTCtagtttatttctcacacaaaataccatgccaacctgaggggttggggatacatatttataggctgctagccagccaaacaTATATCAAGATGCTAGtataagatgctgtcctagatgctagtgctagatgctgtcctagatgctagtcctagatgctgtcctagatgctagtcctagatgctaagatactGTCCTCCAGTCAAGAATACTGTCCTTGATGGGTAGCAATACCACCATACTGCTGCAGCCCCATAAAGACctacacagagacttatccatcacgATGGGCATGATCGAGGATTCCATGCTGTCCTCCCCATCAAGGAGCCCTTACTCGCTCGCACGAGGAGAGTTTACCCATCTATTTATAATTTGTTAACCTGCAACATGTATGATCTATAGCTAACTATTATTTGTGTTAGCTTTTCAATTTACTACATATGATTTGTAACAGCATAAGATTAAGAATAGACCCTATATTATTATTAACCATGGCCTAGGAGGCTATTCCCGGTTTCAACAAACGCTAGGGAAGCCAAAATGAAGTCAAACACAGGAAGCTCCGTGTCAGTAAAAAACAACGGGAATCCCCATAGCAAAAAGTCATCGATCTGGGGGCGGAGTTGTTAACAGGGTAACATCATTATTCAAGCAGGTAAGGTCTAGCGACAAAAATGACATAAAAATACTTTCAAAGATTGACATCCTGATATGGGATCCCGGAGGAGCTATATATCCATTGTATGTCGGGTCTATATATAGGTAGCAGTGCGGTGCGGCATTCATCTCATCAGGTGGCAGAATCAGCACAAAGGCAGGCATGCAGCATGGCTTGGCAGAGACTGCTGCTCCTGGCCGCAGCCGTTGCTCTCACCGTCACCGCCGGCGGCGCCGCGTTCCAGTTCGAAGAGGCCACCCTCGAGAGCATCCAGGACGGCTTCAAGAAAGGCAGCCTGACGTCGACGGCGCTGGTCCGCTACTACCTGGACCAGATCGCGCGGCTGAACCCGATGCTCCACGCCGTCATCGAGGTGAACCCCGATGCGCTCCGCGACGCGGCCCGCGCCGACGCCGAGCGGGCGTCCGGCGCCTACCGCCAAGCGTCGTCGTCCGGCGGCGGCCTCCTCCACGGCGTCCCCGTGATGGTGAAGGACCTCATCACGACGCGCGACCGGCTGAACACGACGGCCGGGTCGTTTGCGCTGCTCGGCTCTGTGGCCAGGCGCGACGCCGGCGTGGTGGCCAGGCTGCGGCGCGCCGGCGCCATCGTGCTCGGCAAGTCCAACCTCCCCGAGTGGGGCAACATGCGCAGCGCCAGGGGCCTCCACGGCTGGAGCGCGCGAGGCGGACAAGCCATGGTATGTATGACGACTAGCTTCTTCCTCAATCATCGTCATGGTATGCTTGCTTCGTCTGACATGCATGCATCGTACGTCGTGTCGCAGAACCCTTACGTGCTGGAAATGGATCCATGCGAAGCAAGCACCGGTTCAGCCATCGCCGCGGCGGCCAACATGGCAGCCGTGACACTCGGGACCGAAACCATAGCTTCCATACTCTGCCCGGCGTCCGTGAATGCAGTGGTCGGGATCAAGCCAACAGTTGGCTTGACCAGTCGCTCCGGCGTCATCCCCTTCACGCTTAGGCAGGACACTGTCGGGTAATTAAGATGACTACCTAGCAGAAATCCGTGCATGTTTAACTTGCAATtaatttgtgtgtgtgtgtgtgtgtgtgtgtgtgtgtgtgttaactTTTGAGCTAGCTGAACGAACTTGTCAATCAAGTGATTAACACGTTGGTTTTGCTCCCAATTAACCCAAAATGCAGACCATTGTGTCGCACCGTAGCGGACGCTGTCCACGTGCTGGATGCTATTGTCGGTTACGATGCCCTTGACGCTGAAGCCACAATGGCAGCGTCCCAGTACATCCCTAAAGGCGGGTACAAGCAGTTTCTGAAGATCGACGGCTTAAGTAGCAAGAGGATTGGTATCCCAAATGGCTTCTTTCACTTCGAAACAAAGACAGTGATGACCACAGTGTACAAGCAGCATATCGAAACAATGAGGTAAGTAAGAGTAATTTACAATAGAGTTACTCTTTCCATAAATTCATGATCGAACAGTCAACAGAATTGGTCATCATTTCCTTTTCGATCATAATCAAAGCAATTTAGTTACTCAGTTACATACTCTTGTTTTAAGGCGACTTGGAGCGATCGTGATCGAGAACCTGGACATAGAGAATCTGAGCGAGTCACGGGACACCACCAAGAGTGGATTCCTGGTTGCCGCGCCAGCAGAGTTCAAGATCAACCTGAACAACTACCTCTCTGACTTATCCTACACTCCAGTCGGCTCCCTAGCTGAAATCATAGCTTTCAACGCTATCCATCCTTTCGAGGTTTGTTTTAGTCAATCTGAACCTTCAATTTTTCGAATCAGTAATGAGTTAGTTGTACTTTCTCAACTCTTCGTCTTGAATCTAACAACGTACTGAAATTTGGACTGCAGGAGAAGCTGATAGAGTACGATCAGCAGCTCCTGCTGTTATCTGAAACCACCACGGGCATCGGCCCCCTGGAAAGAGCTGCGATACATCGGATGGAGGAGTTGTCGGCAAACGGGGTGGAGAAGCTGATAAAGGAACACCAGCTCGACGCGATTTTTACACCTGATTCGAGCGTCGCCACCGTCCTTGCCTACAATGGCCTCCCCGGAATCGAAGTGCCGGCTGGGTACGACGAGAAGGGCGTCCCCTTTGGCGTCACCTTCGGTGGGCTCAGGGGCTATGAGCCCAGGCTCATCGAGATGGCCTATGCGTTTGAGCAGGCTACCAAGGTCCGAAGGCCTCCCATCATATGAAGGCTTAGAAAGCTCCCTAGAATGCACAACTGTTTGCAGTCCACCTCCTTGCCACTactttattttttatataaaatatgTAATACTGTTTCTTTCTTTTGTGTGTTGTCTGTATACTTTTCACTACCGGAGATGGTTTCTTTGTCGAATGTcccatactttgccgagtgctttttatcggacgctcggcaaagaggctatttaccgagtgctagagagaaagcactcagcaaacaactgacactcagcaaagatgtgggttgccgagtgccgagcactcggtaaacaataacactcggcaaagaccaggtttgccgagtgtcgggtcctcagcaaaccagaacactcggcaaagggccgccgccgttaacggccggcaaccaccgttaaccctttgccgagtgtcttctcctgacactcgacaaagcggtgatttgccaagtgtcattttttgacaatcggcaaaccatattttttttcacttttgacctccaaactttttctgcagtcctcatacaatacctggtactccatgttccaatgtggcacatttctcggactttttctatatttctttaatttatttcatttaattgaattttcttggataattcaaattataactgctagtcattcgaataataaaaaaatgaatggaaaattatattcatgttatttagtataatgtgaggctgtatccaggaacaaatcaccaatttcgaacatcttgttcatgaaacatgaccacgaacttgcagtcgagttgtttttaaattctataaaaaacaaacgaagtccaaaaattatgaaacttgtcaagatgtcatgatatcatatgtggaggttgtGATAAAAAAAATTTGAGGAGGTTTCGTGcaagtttgtcacgtacgatgcttaccacctcgt
This region includes:
- the LOC136497661 gene encoding probable amidase At4g34880, encoding MAWQRLLLLAAAVALTVTAGGAAFQFEEATLESIQDGFKKGSLTSTALVRYYLDQIARLNPMLHAVIEVNPDALRDAARADAERASGAYRQASSSGGGLLHGVPVMVKDLITTRDRLNTTAGSFALLGSVARRDAGVVARLRRAGAIVLGKSNLPEWGNMRSARGLHGWSARGGQAMNPYVLEMDPCEASTGSAIAAAANMAAVTLGTETIASILCPASVNAVVGIKPTVGLTSRSGVIPFTLRQDTVGPLCRTVADAVHVLDAIVGYDALDAEATMAASQYIPKGGYKQFLKIDGLSSKRIGIPNGFFHFETKTVMTTVYKQHIETMRRLGAIVIENLDIENLSESRDTTKSGFLVAAPAEFKINLNNYLSDLSYTPVGSLAEIIAFNAIHPFEEKLIEYDQQLLLLSETTTGIGPLERAAIHRMEELSANGVEKLIKEHQLDAIFTPDSSVATVLAYNGLPGIEVPAGYDEKGVPFGVTFGGLRGYEPRLIEMAYAFEQATKVRRPPII